The region TGTAGTGTCTCCAAGCATTGGAGAAAATATCGCGAGAGCAACCACTTGCTTGCTTACAGGCAGGGGCAATCATGGCTGTTCTAAATTATATTGACTTCTTCTCAACAAGCATACAGGTAACCCTCTAACGCTATGACTCTATCTTCTTGAGTAATGAATGATCTTTTTCTGCCATCTATGAaagttaatattttatttaagttatTGTAGAAGTGAagaattaatttttcattttatattttaccTCTTTTTCCCTTGCACCAGAGAGTGGCACTTTCGACTGTTGTGAACATATGCAAGAAGCTTCCTTCCGAAAGCCCTACACCTTTCATGGAGGCTGTGCCCATATTATGCAATCTGCTTCAGTATGAGGATCGCCAGGTATCAGTTGTTGGATCAGAAGACTACAGATTATACATACTGTAGGGGTTTCATCTTCCTTTTTGTTATATTTACTGACCTGACAACGTACTTTACCAGCTTGTCGAAAATGTTGCTTCGTGCTTAATCAAAATTGTGGAGCGAGTTTCTCAGTCCTCTGAAAGGATGGATGAGCTTTGTAAGCATGGACTGATTCAACAGGTCACACACCTTTTAAGTTTAAATGGCCGGACAACCCTATCTCAAGCAATCTAtaatgtaattaattttgtatCTGCCTTTCTCATATTGTTGATTTCTCCATTTTATGCATATCAAATTTAATGATAACATGAATCTGTTATATTGCTTAACAGGGATTGATAGGATTACTTGTCAAAATTTCATCAGGATCTGTTGTAGCCTTCACGACTTTATATGAGCTTAATATCAGCAGCATATTGAGAGAGATATTATCTACATTTGACCTCTCACATGGAGTATCAACATCACAGCTTGTTGGTGGTCATTGTAATCGGGTATGCAGCCTGGAATTGACTCTGTTTTGTCTTCTGCTGGTGTTGGGCAACACAGTTTAATTAGTTTCCTGTTTTCAAAGTGGAAAATATAGGTATAGTCATTTATGGACTAGGTAATTggttatattttaattttaatattaataacatACTGCCGCAATTAAATGTTCATATCTGAGAATCTAAAGTAGTACTATTTAGCTCCTAAAAGTATCATTTCTCTGCACATAATTAAGGGGAAAAAAATAGAACACAGATGCTAATGAGCTTGTTTTGTTATTGGCATTGGATATCTGAAGTTTCATCCTCCACTTGGCCTCCTATGCTCTCTTATGCAACTAGTTGCACCACCAATattccaaaaaataaaaaagcctAGTAGAATGGTCTACAAAGTCATCTGAAACAAACTATGAAGCTGGGAAGTTTTTATGATCAACATGATGTGATTATTAAGGAAATTTAGTGAAAATGTATCTTGAAGGCTGCAACTAGAAACATTGAACTTTTTTTGTTGCCAAATACGCCGATTGATTTGTTTGCGCTggtataaaatttaaattaataattattttgaaCATCTTCAATTCATGAACTACCAAGGCATATTTGAATACCGTCATTCCATCTCTCTGTGATCATCAGTGTTGTCACATGTCTGCCATTGCCCCGCCATGGCGGAATTCCAGCAAGCCGCGGCCGATATTCCACCATAATCTGCCATATTCTGCCATCCGCCATCAATATATGTCAAATATGGCCTATTCTTGGCTTTCAGCCATAACCTGccatccgccattaacaacacgTTCTGTGATACATTTTTGATATTAATATATTTGGTTGGTGAGATGATTCATCTTGTATGACTGTCCAGTTTCAATTGTGAACAGTTTTGGATGTATAACTCTCTGATGATGGGTGAAATAATTTCTGTAATATAGTAGAACGTTATGAATATCGTATTCATTATCATTTAAAAATGCTCATGATATGTGCTGTTTGTACTGATGCATTGAAGTTTTCTGAGGTATATTTTCAACTCTTGTCACATTTTATGTACTTTGCTCTTGGTATTTATTTAGTAGTGTCACTCATGAATACAATTAAAAGTTCTTCTTTTTCGATGAATTCTCATTAATGTGATTTGAGAGATTTATTATTAATGAGCTGTGTGAAGGGTTTATCTTATAATTTGCTGGCTTGCTAGGTATATGAAGTTCTCAAATTGCTAAATGAGCTTCTTCCTGGGTTGGATAAAGATCAAAATGATCAATTGGTGCTAGACAAAGAATCTTTTCTAGCTAATCACCCAGATCTGCTGCAAAAGCTTGGGATGGATGTGCTTCCCGTGTTAATCCAGGTTGGTTGATTTTCTTGTAACTAGATTAGCACACTTCCTTTTTTATGACATTTGTATATCTATTTCATCCTTTCGCAGGTGTTCAATTCTGGTGCAAGTTTATTTGTTTGTCATGGATGTCTATCTGTTATGTACAAGTTAGTTTGTTTGAGCAAAGCTGACATGCTTGTTGAATTGCTTAAGAGCGCCAGTATTTCAAGGTAAAGCAGGCCTCCTTATCCTTTgcattattaaatatattttattaattattgattttgtttttgttaatttGACAGTTTCTTGGCTGGAGTGTTAACTCGAAAGGATCAACATATGCTAATGTTAGCATTGCAGATTGCTGAGATAATTCTTCAAAATTTTTCAGATGTTTTCTTGAAGTTATTTATAAAGGAAGGTGTCTATTTTGCCATTGATGCTATCTTATCACCAGAAAGTTCTTCACAATCAATTTACCCAGTATTTAGTGGCATTCAGTTGACATTGGACTCTGGTCATAGGTCTGCTTCTAGAGAGGCCCCCAAGTGCTTATGTTATGCATTTTCAACTGGCCAATCTCCTGCATCATCAGAAGCCAGAAATTGCAAACTAGACAAAGACTCTGTTCATAATCTTGCAGTGCAGATTAAAACCAAATACTTAGCACCGGAATTATATGATTCTGAAAAAGGATTGACTGATATTCTGCAGAATCTCAGAGAACTTTCTAATGATTTGTTGAGCATGTCTACTGACAACAGTGCTCTTACTGTGCATGAAGACAAGATCAATAGTATACTGTATCAAATTATGGACAAGCTTATTGGCAAGGAACAAGTTTCTACTTTTGAATTTGTTGAGAGCGGAGTTGTGAAATCGCTTGTCAATTATTTATCTCATGGTCAGTATATGAGTGAAAACAAGGGGGTAAATGGTATTTGTGGTTATAATGCTGTCATTGAAAAACGTTTTGAGGCTCTGGCTAGTGCATGCTTATGTACATCTCAGCCTCTCTCTGGCGATACACCCCTTTCTGTATTGATCAGGAACCTGCAGAGTGCACTGACTTCATTGGAAGCTTTCCCTATTATTCTGAGCAATGGAGCCAAACTGAGAAATTCATTTGCTTCTGTTCCTAATGGATGTACCATTCCTTATCCTTGCTTGAGAGTTCGTTTTGTCAGGGGGGAGAAAGAGACTGGTCTGAATGACTATACTGAGGATTTTCTTTCTGTTgatcctttttcttctttgcaTTCCATTGAAAGATATCTGTGGCCAAAGGTCAGTGTGGAAAACACACAGCATACACGATCATCATCCAGTCAAGTATTGTTGCAACCAGAAAGTCCACCCCTCCAATCACCATCGAATGCAAGTTCCTTACCATATTGATTTACTGAAGTGATAGCCAATATTTGGtttgttgtgtgtgtgtgtgtgtgtgtggggaTGAgtgttttttcttaatttatgtttttctgTTATTCATGTATACAAGTTTTGCAGGGAGAAGAGCCAAAGTTGTCACAGCCTACACCTGCCGACCAAGTAGTCAATGTGAATGCAGGGGAATCATCATCCTCTGGAACTCAGGTTGATATCTTTATTAATATTGTATAATGCAGAATATTCTTGGTTGTTATTTGAAACAAACTAAGTTCAAAATTATGCTATATAATGGTTCTTGGTACGTAAGCTTGATGTGTTTTCTAAATTATGTCATTTTATGATTTGTATCAACTgacattatttattttctttaaacttgTGGGTAAGTTAATATTGAGATGAATTAAAATTGCTTTTAATACATGCTTTGTTGTATTCTCAAATTACCACTGGCTAGTTGTGCTGTTGTTTTACGTGTGTACTGTGTTTGTGTATCGTAACTGATTTGATCAATATCGATTTTATCATGATAACAAATACagtattttgatttttgagcacTTCTGCATATGTTTGAATTTTTGTTTTCATATCTAACAGGTGTATGCGAAACAAGAACTGCAAGTCAGTGCAGAACCAGACTCAAAACTAGAGAAACAGCATCCTGCCCCTTGTAGTAGCGAAGCTTCTCAAAAACTTGTCTTTTACCTTGAAGGACAACCTCTGGATCATAATTTGACTCTATATCAGGCAATTCTTTGCCAAATAATTAAACAAAATGATTGTGTTTCTGGTGCAAAATTGTGGAGTCAAGTGCATATATTAACCTATGGAAGGGCTGTGAAATCTGAGGACACAATGCCTCCAGAATGTTATCCTTCACCTCAAGATTTCTCTGATGACAAAGTTTTAGCTTATTATCAGCGTACTCCTTTTTTATCAGACATGTTCTCTTATGAACTTGTTTCTGATTTGGAGAAGTCAAGTCCAATTTATGCTATTTTGTTTCTTCTTAAAAGCTTGGAAGGCCTGAACCGATTTATATTTCACATTATGTCTCGTGAAAGAGTTTGTGCTTTTGCTGAAAGGAAAGTTGATAATCTGGATAACCTAAAAATAACAGTTCCTTCTGTTTCTCAAAATGAGTTTGTGAGTAGCAAGTTGACAGAGAAGCTGGAGCAGCAAATGAGGGACTGTTTGGCGGTCTCCATCGGTGGTATGCCTTTGTGGTGTAATCAATTAATGGCTTCATGTCCTTTCCTATTTAGTTTTGAGGCAAGATGCAAGTACTTCAAATTGGCAGCATTTGGTCAGCCACAAATTCAACCTCATATGTCTTACAACAACTCAGGAACAATTGGTGACAGGCGACAAAGCGCTGGTGGATTGCATCGAAAGAAATTCTTAGTTTATCGCAATAGGATTCTGGAATCTGCTACACAAATGATGGACCTACATGCTAGTCATAAAGTGGTTCTTGAAGTGGAATATGATGAAGAAGTGGGTACTGGTCTTGGACCAACTTTGGAATTTTATACCCTGGTTTGCCAAGAGTTCCAGAAATCTGGCCTGGGGATGTGGAGGGAGGATGCTTCTTCATTTACCCTAAAGACAAACTTGCAGGCTGAGCAAATAGAAATCCATTCTTTTTATGGACTCTTTCCTCGTCCATGTTCATCAATGCAAGATACATCTAGTGGCATACAGTACTCTGAAATAACAAAGAAATTTTTCCTTTTAGGCCAAGTTATTGCTAAAGCACTTCAAGATGGAAGGGTCTTAGATCTCCACTTCTCTAAAGCATTCTATAAGCTTATTCTTGGAAAGGTAAGCAATTCTGGTTGCAATTAGTTAACTTCACACGAGCCTGTGACCCAGCAACATATAATTAGATGTATAATGATGGTCGTTATAACTGACGGAGTCTCTCTATTTGCTTATTTCCATGTCTTTTTAGGAACTTTCTCTATATGATATTCCGTCACTTGATCCTGGGCTTGGTGGGGTGCTGCAAGAGTTCCAAGCACTTGTTAACCGGAAAAAATTCCTTGAATCCATCAGTGGAGGGAATTCCGAGTTGGAATGTGGACTAAGCTTTCGAGATACTAGAATTGAGGATCTTTGTCTTGATTTTACTCTTCCTGGATATCCTGATATTGTTCTTGCCTCAGGGTCTGATCACACAATGGTATGACATTGTTTGATATTTTgcaattcaatttttattttaatcctttagttggtggaggaatacaaaCTTCATATATGTATCCTTTTTGGTAGGTAAATATGGGGAACCTTGAGGATTATGTTTCATTTATTATTGATGCAACTGTGCGCTCTGGAATTTCAAGACAAATGGAAGCTTTTAAATCTGGCTTTAACCAGGTCTGTCACTTTGTCTTGATAGCGGTTAATATACTTCTAGCTGTTTTGACTTTTTAAATGAGCCACTGCTTAAAACAAGAATATTTTTTGTTGTGTTATAGTTGCTAATGCTCCATTAGAGTTGAAGAGAATTGCACCTCAAGAGAAAAGAATAAACCTAAAAGAGGGGTTTACCTAACACATAatgaaacaaaataatattggCTTGTAGCTAACCTCTGTAAACAAGAATGTGGGTTATTGTCTGTTGTATGGTTTGAAGAGCCACAGGACGGTGAGGTATGGATCCAATTTTTGAATTAGATGACTTCatacaaaatattattttacgAGTCTCGATGAGTTTCAAAGCCAAAAGGATgggaaagagagaaaatggaagcTTTGTTGGGGGCACTAACTTTGTTTGTTTGAGAAGTTGTtagtttgatttttttgttCATCTTGAGATGTCACACAGTAGATTAATTAAGCTCTCGAAAGAGCTGAGTATTTCATTTTCGTCTTTTGGCCTAAATGCTACTCCCTAATATTTCTCTCTTCTACTTTAGTTTGACAAAAAGTATAGAGACCTTAGGGGAGAGGATGAGGGAGAAGGGGTCTTGGGTGGAGAATGAGCGAGAGAAGGATGATACCTATAAGATTCTTAAACCTAGTCCATTACCCTGCTTAAATGTGATGTTATACATAATCAGAACTAGTTTTTGTGTCTTGAAGCTCTTGATTATCTTCTAAATCATTTCTTTTATGTGTTCATTGCAACCTATCAAGATCAGTATACTGAATACTAAATTTTCTACACGATTTACTGTTTACAAGACTCCTCATGAATTTCTTATATATCTTCATCGTGATTCTCAATTTTTTAAAGGAAGAAACTTGTTTTCCTCTTTCAGGTTTTCCCTATCCATCATCTTCAGATTTTCAATGAAGAAGAACTTGAGCGTATACTTTGTGGAGAGCATGATTCTTGGGCTGTATGTATAAATTTCATGTTGTTAATCAATATGTATATGTGACTTTCTTTCCTTGTAGAGAGGGGAGGAAAAGCAATTAAATAAGTGCTTAATTGTTGCAATGCCTTGTTAGGAGATCAATGAGCTTGCAGATCACATCAAGTTCGATCATGGGTACACTGCTAGCAGTCCTCCCGTTGTTAATGTAAGCATTCATGTACTCGTAGATAccttttaatcttattttcTGAATATTTTATTAACTGGATCTCATAATTTATGCACCACCGTGGACTCAGTTGTTGGAAATTATCCGAGAGTTTGACCATAAACAGCGACGAGCCTTTCTGCTGTTTGTGACTGGCACACCTCGACTTCCTCCAGGAGGATTGTCGTCTCTCAATCCGAAGTTGACTATTGTCCGAAAGGTCTa is a window of Lotus japonicus ecotype B-129 chromosome 5, LjGifu_v1.2 DNA encoding:
- the LOC130717679 gene encoding E3 ubiquitin-protein ligase UPL4; amino-acid sequence: MESRGQKRPEMADELPADKRACSSLDFRPSSSNSSVQTHMNSAQSTGEAHHDNDMDTSSSASASSRSEGEPEKDSAYGSCDSDEMEQHYSSLHEYHRMRVSSDHGKFKNIISSLSGQTEPSGQLAVLTELCEVLSFCTEGSLSSMTSDMLSPLLVKLAKHESNPDIMLFSVRAITYICDLYPRSAAFLVRHDAVPVLCQRLLAIEYLDVAEQCLQALEKISREQPLACLQAGAIMAVLNYIDFFSTSIQRVALSTVVNICKKLPSESPTPFMEAVPILCNLLQYEDRQLVENVASCLIKIVERVSQSSERMDELCKHGLIQQVTHLLSLNGRTTLSQAIYNGLIGLLVKISSGSVVAFTTLYELNISSILREILSTFDLSHGVSTSQLVGGHCNRVYEVLKLLNELLPGLDKDQNDQLVLDKESFLANHPDLLQKLGMDVLPVLIQVFNSGASLFVCHGCLSVMYKLVCLSKADMLVELLKSASISSFLAGVLTRKDQHMLMLALQIAEIILQNFSDVFLKLFIKEGVYFAIDAILSPESSSQSIYPVFSGIQLTLDSGHRSASREAPKCLCYAFSTGQSPASSEARNCKLDKDSVHNLAVQIKTKYLAPELYDSEKGLTDILQNLRELSNDLLSMSTDNSALTVHEDKINSILYQIMDKLIGKEQVSTFEFVESGVVKSLVNYLSHGQYMSENKGVNGICGYNAVIEKRFEALASACLCTSQPLSGDTPLSVLIRNLQSALTSLEAFPIILSNGAKLRNSFASVPNGCTIPYPCLRVRFVRGEKETGLNDYTEDFLSVDPFSSLHSIERYLWPKVSVENTQHTRSSSSQVLLQPESPPLQSPSNAKEPKLSQPTPADQVVNVNAGESSSSGTQVYAKQELQVSAEPDSKLEKQHPAPCSSEASQKLVFYLEGQPLDHNLTLYQAILCQIIKQNDCVSGAKLWSQVHILTYGRAVKSEDTMPPECYPSPQDFSDDKVLAYYQRTPFLSDMFSYELVSDLEKSSPIYAILFLLKSLEGLNRFIFHIMSRERVCAFAERKVDNLDNLKITVPSVSQNEFVSSKLTEKLEQQMRDCLAVSIGGMPLWCNQLMASCPFLFSFEARCKYFKLAAFGQPQIQPHMSYNNSGTIGDRRQSAGGLHRKKFLVYRNRILESATQMMDLHASHKVVLEVEYDEEVGTGLGPTLEFYTLVCQEFQKSGLGMWREDASSFTLKTNLQAEQIEIHSFYGLFPRPCSSMQDTSSGIQYSEITKKFFLLGQVIAKALQDGRVLDLHFSKAFYKLILGKELSLYDIPSLDPGLGGVLQEFQALVNRKKFLESISGGNSELECGLSFRDTRIEDLCLDFTLPGYPDIVLASGSDHTMVNMGNLEDYVSFIIDATVRSGISRQMEAFKSGFNQVFPIHHLQIFNEEELERILCGEHDSWAEINELADHIKFDHGYTASSPPVVNLLEIIREFDHKQRRAFLLFVTGTPRLPPGGLSSLNPKLTIVRKHCSNRADADLPSVMTCANYLKLPPYSTKEKMKEKLLYAITEGQGSFHLS